The region CCCACGCGTAGTCGGCGACGAGGAACGTCCAGTTTTTCCCGAGGTTGTCGAACCCCCACTTCCATCCGGCCGCCGCCTGCATCCGGGCGTGGGTGTGGATGCGCGAGTAATACGCGATCGCGTCCTTCCCGGTGAGCCCCGCCGCCATCGCGCCACCGCCGATGTACGGCATCTTGTACTGCTCGGCCAGCGGGAAGACCGCCATCTGCACCCCGGAGTGGACCGACCCCATCGTGAAGTCGACCTTGTCCTCGAGGATCAACTTCTTGAACATGCTCGACGCCCAAGCCGGGTTGACCTTGGTGTCGTATTCGACCAGCTCGACCTTGCGGCCCGAGATTCCGCCTTCGGCGTTGAGCTTCGCTACGGACGCCCTGGCCACCTTGGTCAGCCAGTACCCGTACGCGGTGGCGCCGACCGTGTTCTCCTGGATCATCCCGATCCGGATCGGCGTCGATGCCCCGTAGGTGAACGGGACGAACGGGAGCGATCCGACAGCGAATCCTGCCGCTCCCACAGCCGTTGTCCGGAGAAAGTCGCGACGGCTAACCTCCATTCCCATCGCCTCATGGACGCTCTTCTTCCCATTTCTTTCCTTCATCATTCCCCCCCTGTCGATGGTTTTACGATCTGGCCGGTTGCCATACCCAGTTGTTTTTCAAAATAGAACGATATGATTATTCATAATAAACGAATTTCACCTTACTTATTGGGGCGTTTCACAACGTGAGTGAGTTCGCATGACGTCTATAATATAAACGCGTTCTAGTTTTTTGTCAATGCTCTCGGAGGATATATCACACCTTGTTCAGGAATTTCCCTCCCTCGCCATCGTGTCATCCACCGAAATAAAAATAAACAGAAGGGGCGGCGTGTAAGGGCAAACCGCCCCCCCTCATTTCGCCTCGGTTACTTCAACGTATAGAAGAACGTGGCGCTCCCTTTCTTGCCGGCGGATTCGATCTCCGCCTTGAACGTGTACTTCCCCGGAGCCGGCATGCCGACGTCCGCGCCGATGTGCTCGCCCATAACGACGAGGACGACCTTCGAGGAGGAAGCCTTGTCGGGGCCCGTGATGTCTACCTTCCCCGCCACTCCGGCGGCGGGCTTCCCGGTTGACGGATCGTTCAGGAACAGCATCAGGTGGCGCCTGCCGGCGAACCGGGCGGCGGTCTTGGCCGACACGCCGGACTGCTCCATCTGCGCCCTCATGTCGACCAGCCGGGCCTCCCCCGTCCAGGGGCCCACGTTTCCGGCGAAAATTGTTTCGCCGTTCTGAATGTCGGGCCGCTTTTCGGCGGCCGGCGCGAACACCGGCAGGGCGAGGATCGATAACGCCGCTGCCCAAACCATGAATCGCTTCGTTCCCATGACTCCGTTCCTCCGGGCCTATTTCAACTGAACCGATAATTCTTATACCTTGCCAACCACAGCTTTCAGCTTGTTGCTGATTTCGGAAGCAATCTCCTTTAACGCAGGATTTTCGACAGCCTGCATGGAAGCCAGAGGGTCGATGGCCGTGATTTCAACCTGCCCGCCTGAAATCTCTTGCACAATTACGTTGCAGGGCAGCATGGTGCCGATTTTATTCTCTGCTGTTAATGCCTTGTACGCAAACGGGGGATTGCAGGCTCCCAGGATTTTGTACCTTCGAAA is a window of Candidatus Deferrimicrobium sp. DNA encoding:
- a CDS encoding DUF302 domain-containing protein encodes the protein MSYYFTKIVNASFDEAIAKVTAELKVEGFGILTEIDVKETLKKKLNVDFRRYKILGACNPPFAYKALTAENKIGTMLPCNVIVQEISGGQVEITAIDPLASMQAVENPALKEIASEISNKLKAVVGKV